One Natrinema marinum genomic window carries:
- a CDS encoding TATA-box-binding protein, giving the protein MTDPKDTINIENVVASTGIGQELDLQSVAMDLEGADYDPEQFPGLVYRTQNPKSAALIFRSGKIVCTGAKSTDDVHESLRIVFDKLRELQIQVNEDPEIVVQNIVTSADLGRNLNLNAIAIGLGLENIEYEPEQFPGLVYRLDEPEVVALLFGSGKLVITGGKKPEDAEHAVDKIVSRLEDLGLLE; this is encoded by the coding sequence ATGACGGATCCGAAGGACACCATCAACATCGAAAACGTGGTGGCGTCGACCGGTATCGGGCAAGAACTCGACCTCCAGAGTGTCGCGATGGACCTCGAGGGGGCCGACTACGACCCCGAGCAGTTCCCCGGTCTCGTCTACCGAACCCAGAATCCCAAGTCCGCCGCCCTGATCTTCCGCTCGGGGAAGATCGTCTGTACCGGCGCGAAGAGCACCGACGATGTCCACGAGAGCCTGCGCATCGTCTTCGACAAGCTCCGCGAGCTCCAGATTCAGGTCAACGAGGACCCCGAGATCGTCGTCCAGAACATCGTCACCTCGGCCGACCTCGGCCGCAACCTCAACCTGAACGCGATCGCGATCGGGCTGGGCCTGGAGAACATCGAGTACGAGCCCGAGCAGTTCCCCGGTCTCGTCTACCGCCTCGACGAGCCCGAAGTGGTGGCCCTGTTGTTCGGCTCCGGGAAGCTCGTCATCACCGGCGGCAAGAAGCCCGAAGACGCCGAACACGCCGTCGACAAGATCGTCTCCCGGCTCGAGGATCTGGGCCTGCTCGAGTAA
- a CDS encoding DUF7344 domain-containing protein — protein sequence MTIHPDRTTAASAPLFPGRDDALGRRSLPQETVSRVLDSDRRREVLRCVLAADGPIAVRTLVGRLADAEHDATLETTIHQLRQRIHVSLCRTHLPLLADHDIVSYDRVRSLVGPAANLAAFDAELEIESLERPITARLE from the coding sequence ATGACGATCCATCCAGACCGAACGACGGCCGCTTCCGCCCCGCTGTTCCCCGGACGCGACGACGCGCTCGGTCGTCGGTCACTCCCGCAGGAGACGGTCTCCCGCGTGCTGGACAGCGATCGCCGGCGCGAGGTGCTCCGCTGTGTCCTCGCCGCGGACGGTCCGATCGCGGTGCGGACGCTGGTCGGCCGCCTCGCCGACGCCGAACACGACGCGACCCTCGAGACGACGATCCACCAGCTCCGCCAGCGGATCCACGTCTCTCTGTGCCGGACCCACCTCCCGCTGCTCGCGGACCACGACATCGTGAGTTACGACCGAGTGCGAAGCCTCGTCGGGCCGGCGGCGAACCTCGCCGCGTTCGACGCCGAACTCGAGATCGAGTCGCTCGAGCGGCCGATCACGGCCCGACTGGAGTGA
- the hisG gene encoding ATP phosphoribosyltransferase: protein MRIAVPNKGRLHEPTIDLLERAGLHLENGADRKLYADTVDPDVTVLFARAADIPEYVADGAADLGITGFDQVCEARVDNVSELLDLEFGRCRLVLAAPEDGDIESVDDLAGKIVATEFPNITEDFFADTGVEPDIVEVSGATELTPHVEMADAIVDITSTGTTLKMNRLAIVEEVLASSVRLFGRDDVLAEPKVEEVRTALSSVKHAEGKRYLMMNVPQERLEDVRDVIPGLGGPTIMDIADENDDEAKVAVHAVVDESDVFETITEVKKAGASDILVTEIERLVE, encoded by the coding sequence ATGCGAATCGCCGTTCCCAACAAGGGCCGCCTGCACGAGCCGACGATCGACCTCTTAGAGCGGGCGGGGCTCCACCTCGAGAACGGTGCCGACCGCAAACTCTACGCCGACACCGTCGACCCCGACGTGACCGTGCTGTTCGCCCGCGCGGCCGACATCCCGGAGTACGTCGCCGACGGCGCGGCCGACCTCGGCATCACCGGCTTCGATCAGGTCTGCGAGGCCCGCGTCGACAACGTCTCCGAACTGCTCGACCTCGAGTTCGGGCGCTGCCGGCTGGTTCTCGCCGCGCCCGAGGACGGCGACATCGAGTCCGTCGACGATCTGGCGGGCAAGATCGTCGCCACCGAGTTCCCGAACATCACCGAGGACTTCTTCGCCGACACCGGCGTCGAGCCCGATATCGTCGAGGTGTCGGGTGCGACGGAGCTGACCCCCCACGTCGAGATGGCCGACGCCATCGTCGACATCACCAGCACCGGCACGACGCTCAAGATGAACCGGCTGGCCATCGTCGAGGAGGTGCTCGCCAGTTCCGTCCGGCTGTTCGGCCGCGACGACGTGCTCGCGGAGCCGAAAGTCGAAGAAGTTCGAACGGCGCTGTCCTCGGTCAAACACGCCGAAGGGAAACGCTACCTGATGATGAACGTGCCACAGGAGCGACTCGAGGACGTCCGCGACGTCATTCCGGGGCTGGGCGGACCGACGATCATGGATATCGCCGACGAGAACGACGACGAGGCGAAGGTGGCGGTCCATGCGGTCGTCGACGAGAGCGACGTCTTCGAGACGATCACCGAGGTCAAAAAGGCCGGCGCGAGCGATATTTTGGTAACCGAAATCGAGCGACTCGTCGAATAG